The nucleotide window TGCTGGCGACTGTGGCCGCGGCCGCGGCGCCGATCGCGACCGCGTGGTCGACCAAGCTCGTGATCGATCGGTTGACGACTCCGCACGGCGCGGTCGGCGGCCTGGCGCTCGTACTGATCACCACCGGACTCGGCGCCGCCGCCCTCCCGGTCCTGGTCCAGTACCTGAGGGGTCAGATCGGGCGGTCGGCGGGTCTGACCGCGACCGAACAGCTGTTCACCGCGGCCGAACGCCAGGTGGGCCTGCGTAACTTCGAGAATCCGGCCTTCCAGGACCGGCTCCGGCTCGCCCAGGAGGGCGTCGCCCGCATCGCCGAGATCGTGGACGGCCTCGGCAGCACTCTCGGTGGTGTGCTCGCCCTCACCGGGTTCATCGGTTCGCTGCTGATCCTCAGTCCGCCCATGACGATCGTGGTGCTCGCGGCCGCCATCCCAGCGCTCGTCTCCGAGATGCTCCTCTCCCGGCGCCGTTCGGCGATGGAATGGAGCATCGAACAGTTCTACCGGCGAGAGTTCTTCTACAGCCAGCTGCTCACCGGAGTCGCCGCGGCCACGGAGATCCGTTTGTTCGGCATCGGGGCGTTCCTGCGCTCCCGGATGATGGACGAACGGCGCAGCGCCAACGCGGCCAACCGGCGGATGGACCTTCGAGAGGTCCGCACGCAGGGTGGGCTGACAGTACTGAGTGCGACGGTGGCCGGTGTCGGCCTGTGGTGGGCGATCACGGCGGCCCGGCGTGGCGCGCTCAGCATCGGGGACGTCTCGATGTTCCTCGCGGCCGTCATCGGCGTGCAGTCCGCCCTGTCGACGCTGACCGCGGCGATCTCCGGCGGGCAGGCGAGGCTGCTGGCCTTCACCCACTATGTCGCCGTGGTCCGGGCCGAGTCCGATCTCCCCCAAGCGCGACAGGGAGTTCCCCCGCGGTTGCGGCAGGGCATCGAACTGCGGGACGTGTGGTTCCGTTACAGCGACGACCACCCCTGGGTGCTGCGGGGGGTGAGCCTCACGATCCCCTCCGGTCGCGCCGTCGCGCTCGTCGGCCTGAACGGCGCGGGCAAGAGCACGCTCGTCAAGCTCCTGTGCCGGATGTACGACCCGACCCGAGGACGGATCCTCTGGGATGGCGTCGATCTGCGGGACATCCCTCCCGCGCTCCTGCGCGAACGGATCAGCGCCGTTTTCCAGGACCATATGAATTACGACATGACGGCCGAGGAGAACATCGCCATCGGCGACCTGACCGCGCTGGGCGACCCAGGACGGCTCCAGGAGGCGGCCGGCCGTGCGGGGATCCACGACAGGCTCACCACGCTGCCCCGGGGTTACGCCACCCTGCTCAGCCGCATCTTCGTCGTCGGTACGGACAAGGACGACCCGGTGACGGGCGTCGTCCTGTCCGGCGGGCAGTGGCAACGCCTCGCACTGGCCCGCGCCTTCGTCCGGAACGACCGGGATCTGATGATCCTCGACGAACCCAGCTCCGGTCTGGATCCCGAGGCGGAGCACGAGATCCACACCCGGATGCGAGAACACCGCGGCGGCCGTACGAGCCTGCTGATCTCCCATCGGCTCAGCGCCGTCCGTGACGCCGACCACATCGCGGTCCTGGACGGCGGCCGCATCACCGAGCACGGGTCGCACGACGCCCTGCTCGCCGCCGACGGCAGCTATGCCCGGCTCTTCCGGCTCCAGGCCGCCGGATACCAGGAGGCGCTGTGACCATCGTCGTCCCGGTCATCGGGTCGCTGCTGGCGGCCGGGCTGCTGGTGCTGACGCTTCGCCGTCGTTTCCTCGTCACCGTCGTCGACGGCGCGAGCATGGAACCGGCGCTGCGATCCGGCGACCGCGTCCTGGTACGCAGGACCAAACGGGTCCGCCTGGGCCAGATCGTCGTCCTGGAGTTCCCCGATCTCCCGAGCGGGCGGGCACCGGTGACCGCACGAGGCCACCGCCAACTCCTCCTCAAACGGGCCGTGGCGGTGCCGGGCGACCGGCTGCCCGCCGAGTGGGAGGACCCGGACCTCGACGCGATAGCCGGCACGGTCGTGCCGCCCGGGTCGGTCGTGGTGCTCGGCGACAACCGTGCGACGAGCTGGGACTCACGCCACTACGGCTTCGTACGCCGTGAGCGGCTGGTGGGCGTGATGATCCGGCACCTGCCCCGATCAGGCGTGGCCGAGGTGGAGCCGGGCTCCGAGCGAGCGCGCGAGCATCACGCCTAACGCCCGGAACCAGTCCAGGCGCGCCCAAGGCAGCCGTACCCCGGCGAAGAGCCTGTCTTGATTGATAAGTTTCCAACCGTCAGTGACGGCACAGGTGCGTAAGTGGTAACTTATTGCGCGCCTCGCCCTGTGATTCCGGGGTCACTTCTGAAGATTGGGAGCCTGAGTGGGTCTGCTCCGTGGCCGAAATGCCCGTGCTCCCCGCGCGCTGACGTACGGCGCCCTCCTGCTCGCCGTCGTCATGGTCGCCGCGTTGACGGCCATTCTGTGGCCCGGTGGACCACAGACCCACGTCACCGCCTACTTCGAGCGGGCGACCGGCGTCTATCCCGGCACCGAGGTACGCATCCTGGGCGTCAAGGTCGGCAAGGTCACCAAGGTGACGCCCAAGGGCAACATGGTCGAGGTCAAGATGGCGTGGACGGCCGAGCACAAGGTGCCGGCCACCGCCCAGGCCGTGATCATCGTGCCGTCCCTGGTCGCCGACCGCTACATCCAGTTCACGCCGGTCTACCGCGGTGGCGCGGCCCTCAAGGACGGCGCCACGCTGTCGCTGTCCAGCACGGCCGTGCCGGTCGAGCTCGACGACGCCAACTCGGCGGTCAACGACCTGACCAAGGCCCTCG belongs to Actinoallomurus bryophytorum and includes:
- a CDS encoding ABC transporter ATP-binding protein — translated: MLSAAPDGDLRIGARELCASAAEAVSLIWRAASANVAVFLLATVAAAAAPIATAWSTKLVIDRLTTPHGAVGGLALVLITTGLGAAALPVLVQYLRGQIGRSAGLTATEQLFTAAERQVGLRNFENPAFQDRLRLAQEGVARIAEIVDGLGSTLGGVLALTGFIGSLLILSPPMTIVVLAAAIPALVSEMLLSRRRSAMEWSIEQFYRREFFYSQLLTGVAAATEIRLFGIGAFLRSRMMDERRSANAANRRMDLREVRTQGGLTVLSATVAGVGLWWAITAARRGALSIGDVSMFLAAVIGVQSALSTLTAAISGGQARLLAFTHYVAVVRAESDLPQARQGVPPRLRQGIELRDVWFRYSDDHPWVLRGVSLTIPSGRAVALVGLNGAGKSTLVKLLCRMYDPTRGRILWDGVDLRDIPPALLRERISAVFQDHMNYDMTAEENIAIGDLTALGDPGRLQEAAGRAGIHDRLTTLPRGYATLLSRIFVVGTDKDDPVTGVVLSGGQWQRLALARAFVRNDRDLMILDEPSSGLDPEAEHEIHTRMREHRGGRTSLLISHRLSAVRDADHIAVLDGGRITEHGSHDALLAADGSYARLFRLQAAGYQEAL
- a CDS encoding S26 family signal peptidase, which codes for MTIVVPVIGSLLAAGLLVLTLRRRFLVTVVDGASMEPALRSGDRVLVRRTKRVRLGQIVVLEFPDLPSGRAPVTARGHRQLLLKRAVAVPGDRLPAEWEDPDLDAIAGTVVPPGSVVVLGDNRATSWDSRHYGFVRRERLVGVMIRHLPRSGVAEVEPGSERAREHHA